Genomic DNA from Paenibacillus sp. MBLB1832:
ATTCGCTCCAGCTGCCATCAGGATAGCGCCAAAAAGCATGAGCCAAGGATTCGTGCTTACCGTTCCAGCGAACATATACATAAAGTTCATCAGAAGGCCGAAGAAGATTGCCGTAGTCGTTAGTGCTCCGACTAGAAGGCCTATTCCCACTAAGAGCTCACCCCATGGTACAATTACATTAAAAATCCCAACATGCGGCAGCGCGAAATTTTTTAGGAAGGCGACATAGTTGCCATACACAAGGTCTGTTGTCCCTGGTTCAAGAACCGGCTTCGCAATGGCACCTTTCAAGAAGCCTGCAGCGTCGAACGCTTTTGCTCCTGTAATTTTGTGCCAGCCTGCGATCAGCCATTCCCATCCCACATACAATCGGATCATCGTCAACACCACAGCCGCGTAATTATTGCCTCTTAACCAGTTCATCATGTGAACCATCTCCTTTTCCTTTATGGTTTCATTGTAACGCCAAGGAAAAGATTTCGATGTGAAAAAAATCACAGATGAACGCCCAGATTATCCTTCCTCTGGCCCAAAATCCTCCGTAAATAGCGTAGCGCAAAAATGACTCAAGCTCGTGCCGGTTTTCTTTTTGAACATTTTCCCGAACGTATGAATATCACTGTACCCGACGGCTAGCGCGAACTCGCTTGATTTTTATTTCTTAGTGATCATCGGTTAATCGCTGCAAGCGGTATCGGCGGCTAGCTGGACGACCTTACATCCTCGCGTTGGGCAGGAGCCCGTTAGTGAGGATTCGCAGTGGCGTATACCTTCGCAATAATAATCCTCCCTTTGTAAAACAAGACAAGTCCCGACATATCTATTGTGATATGTCGGGACTTGTCTTGTTTTTACATAAAGTTGGTTCCATACTAGTCCATAATCTTAACGTAATTCTCATTGATCTGGCTGACCATCTCCACAAGCGGCTTTTGTTTCGTGCTATCAAACAGCTTGACAAAGCTCCCTTGTAGAGAAGCGTTCAGTTTACATTTGTAATAACGTGGTTCGGTCATTTGTTTGGTTAGGTGCGATCGGAAGACCAATTGCATTTCCCGTATGCTTATTGTGAGATAGAATAATTTGAGCCAGCTCCTCTGGTGCGAATGTGCCGCCATGAGGTTTATCAAGAATATCGATAAAAATATTTTTAAATGATGCTACTAAATCTCTTGCCGTGTCCGAGGGATCAGCTATTGTTTCGTACTTTCTCGAAAGATACTTAGCGAGGCTTTTCTCCGTTAATCTAAGCATACCTATAATTTCTTCATCAGTGTGCTTTGACATAAAAACCCCCACCTTTAATTATCGTAGAACTCTTTGATTGAAATCTTACCATCGCGGACTTTCTCGGCATTAAGTGAAATCGCATTTCCATCAGCAACTGGTCCTATCATTATATCGGGATGCCCATTACAGTAAGAATTTGTACAATATAAACTATCCTTTTCGAGGCGATGATGTACAATAAATTCTGCCCATTCTTTTCCATCGATATCCCAGCTGCCATCAAACCACACACATTTTAATGATGAATCATTATTAATGGCTTGATTTACGATAATGTCCATTATGACTGCAAATGCAGCTTCACTTGTATGTAGGGATTCTGCTACCCTTCACCAAAATCCAATGATGCTGCTTCAAGTTTTTCTCCGTCTTCATCAAATCCTCTTTCTTGTATACCATATCTGGCAAATTGCTTTATGGAAGTATTTATAGTCCAGTGAATCAATTTTTTCGGAATTTTAAACCGTGGATCTTCCGATGGATATGCATAGTACAGCAAAAGTCAACTCAAGCCGATTATTTTAGTTGTTTATTTATTTAATATCTTAGAAAAAAATCCCTTTTCCATCACAATTCATACTATTCAAACAAGCAATATAAGACGGTTATATTACATCACCCATACCGCGTCAAAAAGAAAAAGCGCCCAACCATTCCTGGCGGACGCATTTCATTTGATCGAGGGGTAGTGCTGCTACTACTTTATTTCACTGCTTCAAATCTACTCAACAGTCACACTTTTCGCCAAATTTCTTGGCTTATCGACATCATTCCCACGTGCCAACGATGCGTAGTAAGACAACAACTGCAACGGCACGACCGACAACGCAGGCGTCAAGACGTCCAGTGTTTTCGGGATGATAAACGTGCTGTCCACCGACTTCTGCAGCTCGGTTTCACCTGCCACCGCAATACCCAGAACGTTCGCACCGCGCGCCTTCACTTCTTTGATATTGCTCACCGTTTTCTCCAACAGCTCATGCTGTGTCCCCAACGCAATAACCGGGATATCATCCTCGATCAACGCCAGTGTACCATGCTTCAACTCACCCGCGGCATATGCCTCGGAGTGAATATAGGAGATCTCTTTCAACTTGAGAGAGCCTTCCAACGCTACCGCATAATCCAAGCCGCGGCCGATGAAGAACAAGTTATCGTGCTTCGCCATCTCTTCAGCGACAACTTTCAACGCTTCTGCTTGCTCCAAAATCTGCTCAACCTGCTCAGGCAACGCTCGCATCGCAGCAATCACTTCCGCAATCTCCTCTTGCGTTTGCGTACCTAGTGTTTGCGCCAAGTGCAAGCCAAGCAAGTAGAACGCGATCAATTGCGACGTGTACGCTTTCGTCGACGCTACCGCAATTTCCGGTCCTGCCCATGTTGTAATAATATCGTTCGCTTCACGCGCAACCGAGCTTCCTACCACGTTTGTGATCGCCAACACGTGTGCTCCGCAACGCTTCGCTTCACGCAGTGCCGCCAACGTATCCGCCGTTTCACCGGACTGGCTCACAACAATGACAAGCGTATCCTTCGTGATAATCGGGGAACGATAACGATATTCAGACGCTACATCCGTTTCAACCGGAATACGCGCCATTTTTTCAATGACATATTTCCCAACCATACCGGCATGGAACGCTGTTCCGCATGCGACGATGTGCACACGACTAATGTTGCGAATCGCTTCCGCTGTAATCGTCAGCTCATTCAACGTAACGCCGCTGCCATCAGGCAGAATGCGACTACCCATCGTGTCGCGGTAAGCTTTCGGCTGGTCATAAATTTCTTTCAACATAAAATGATCGAATCCGGCTTTTTCTGCCGTCACAATATCCCAATCGACATGGAACATTTCCCTGGAAATAAAATTCCCCTCTAAAGTCATTAATTCGACAGAATCCCGCGTCAATAGCGCCATTTCGCCGTCATTTAGAATGAACACGTTACGTGTATATTCCAGAATCGCCGGGATGTCAGAACCAATGAAATTCTCGCCTTCGCCAATCCCGATAATAAGCGGACTAGCTTGACGTACAGCCACGAGGCGGTCTGGTTCAAACTCCGTCAAAACACCCAACGCAAACGCCCCCGTCATGTGCTTCACGGCTTGTTGAACCGCTTTGAGGATGTCACCTTCATACACACTCGCGATCAAATGCGAAATAACTTCCGTATCTGTCTCCGATACAAACACGTGCCCTTTCGCGATCAATTCTTCTTT
This window encodes:
- a CDS encoding DoxX family protein, whose product is MMNWLRGNNYAAVVLTMIRLYVGWEWLIAGWHKITGAKAFDAAGFLKGAIAKPVLEPGTTDLVYGNYVAFLKNFALPHVGIFNVIVPWGELLVGIGLLVGALTTTAIFFGLLMNFMYMFAGTVSTNPWLMLFGAILMAAGANAGKFGVDHIILPYLHKGFDKLVDRLHLKPKLK
- the glmS gene encoding glutamine--fructose-6-phosphate transaminase (isomerizing), whose amino-acid sequence is MCGIVGYIGKRNSQEILLEGLKKLEYRGYDSAGVAVYTADGLQIKKAKGRIANLESKLDETPLNGSVGIGHTRWATHGKPSDVNSHPHTDNSLKFSVVHNGIIENYITLKEELIAKGHVFVSETDTEVISHLIASVYEGDILKAVQQAVKHMTGAFALGVLTEFEPDRLVAVRQASPLIIGIGEGENFIGSDIPAILEYTRNVFILNDGEMALLTRDSVELMTLEGNFISREMFHVDWDIVTAEKAGFDHFMLKEIYDQPKAYRDTMGSRILPDGSGVTLNELTITAEAIRNISRVHIVACGTAFHAGMVGKYVIEKMARIPVETDVASEYRYRSPIITKDTLVIVVSQSGETADTLAALREAKRCGAHVLAITNVVGSSVAREANDIITTWAGPEIAVASTKAYTSQLIAFYLLGLHLAQTLGTQTQEEIAEVIAAMRALPEQVEQILEQAEALKVVAEEMAKHDNLFFIGRGLDYAVALEGSLKLKEISYIHSEAYAAGELKHGTLALIEDDIPVIALGTQHELLEKTVSNIKEVKARGANVLGIAVAGETELQKSVDSTFIIPKTLDVLTPALSVVPLQLLSYYASLARGNDVDKPRNLAKSVTVE